One genomic window of Prochlorococcus marinus str. NATL2A includes the following:
- a CDS encoding peptidoglycan D,D-transpeptidase FtsI family protein has translation MRSSDHRKKRKTFKVNTLQPLSHSRFRIIFVLLCLGLGGLFLRVGWLQLFQSEQLRALAREVQTEQKTPLGTRRSILDRNGKLVAIDERRFKIWAHPRYFNFPGDSSRTVRKPVEVAKLLSAPLSISVDDILKKVGNYSSGVKLAEGVTPEQANAIKKLGISGIDLEVYPQRLYPHGSLFANVVGFLDLDRRPQAGLELSLDSDLKRLEKASLIRRGADGTPLPTGVQRGVFEEDQLSLQLTLDVRLQEVAIKEISKQVKKWDAKKGVVIVMDIDTGELLALASTPTYDPNKYWDYSPSLFKEWSVQELFEPGSTFKPINLALALEEGVISPNGEVNDDGLVTVGGWPLSNWDRRPNGILTFPEVLQVSSNVGMVKIMNKLNASIYWQWLRRLGIEEIPETDLPGAVSGQIKSKQTFVNQPIEPAVASFGQGFSVTPLKLAQLHALIANGGRLVTPHITKGLKGDYESYFNSPSEPKQVLSPEVTKTVLGWMETVVSFYDESGIDVDVPGYRIGGKTGTAQKSQDGFNYNSKICSFVASLPIDDPRYVVLAVIDEPQKPNAYGSTVALPVAKKIIETLLVIEKIPPSISKKEHLASKS, from the coding sequence ATGAGAAGTTCTGATCATAGAAAGAAAAGAAAGACTTTTAAAGTAAACACTCTTCAGCCCCTATCTCATTCCAGATTTAGAATTATCTTTGTTTTATTATGCCTTGGACTTGGGGGCCTTTTTTTAAGGGTAGGTTGGCTTCAGCTATTTCAGTCTGAACAATTAAGAGCTCTAGCACGCGAAGTTCAAACAGAACAAAAGACCCCTCTGGGGACACGTCGATCTATTTTAGATAGAAATGGAAAGCTTGTCGCAATAGATGAGAGACGTTTTAAAATTTGGGCTCACCCTAGGTATTTTAATTTTCCCGGTGATTCATCTAGGACAGTTCGTAAACCAGTCGAAGTAGCAAAGCTTCTTTCTGCCCCACTATCCATAAGTGTTGATGATATTTTAAAAAAAGTAGGAAATTATTCCTCAGGGGTAAAACTTGCAGAGGGGGTGACGCCCGAGCAAGCTAATGCTATTAAGAAACTTGGAATAAGTGGTATTGATTTGGAGGTGTATCCTCAAAGGCTTTATCCTCACGGGTCTCTTTTTGCAAATGTAGTTGGTTTTTTGGATTTGGATAGAAGACCTCAGGCTGGATTGGAATTAAGTTTAGATAGTGATCTAAAGCGTCTAGAAAAAGCAAGTTTAATCAGAAGAGGAGCTGATGGAACACCTTTGCCTACAGGTGTTCAACGTGGTGTCTTTGAAGAGGATCAACTAAGTCTCCAATTAACCTTAGATGTAAGGCTTCAAGAAGTAGCCATTAAAGAAATAAGTAAGCAAGTAAAGAAGTGGGATGCAAAAAAAGGTGTGGTCATCGTAATGGATATAGATACAGGAGAACTTCTGGCATTGGCTTCTACGCCAACTTATGATCCTAATAAATATTGGGATTATTCTCCATCTCTTTTTAAAGAGTGGTCAGTGCAAGAATTATTTGAACCTGGTTCTACCTTTAAGCCAATTAACTTGGCATTAGCATTGGAGGAGGGGGTTATAAGCCCTAATGGAGAAGTGAATGATGATGGTCTAGTTACAGTAGGAGGATGGCCTCTCTCTAATTGGGATCGGAGGCCTAACGGGATATTGACTTTCCCTGAAGTGTTACAAGTCTCAAGCAATGTAGGTATGGTTAAAATTATGAATAAATTGAATGCGAGTATTTACTGGCAATGGTTAAGGCGCCTAGGCATTGAAGAAATACCAGAAACTGATCTTCCAGGAGCAGTTTCTGGGCAAATAAAATCAAAGCAGACTTTTGTCAATCAACCGATAGAACCAGCGGTAGCCTCCTTTGGTCAAGGCTTTTCTGTTACTCCGCTTAAACTAGCTCAATTGCACGCTTTAATTGCAAATGGAGGCAGACTTGTGACGCCTCATATCACTAAAGGCCTGAAAGGTGATTATGAGTCGTATTTCAATTCTCCTTCAGAACCAAAGCAGGTGTTATCTCCTGAGGTTACAAAGACTGTTCTTGGATGGATGGAAACAGTTGTGTCATTTTACGATGAAAGTGGTATTGATGTAGATGTTCCTGGCTATCGAATTGGAGGAAAAACAGGGACGGCACAAAAATCGCAGGATGGTTTTAACTATAATTCTAAAATTTGCAGTTTTGTTGCAAGTCTTCCTATCGATGATCCTCGCTATGTCGTTTTAGCAGTTATTGATGAACCCCAAAAGCCAAATGCATATGGATCAACGGTGGCTCTCCCTGTGGCAAAAAAAATTATTGAGACTTTGCTTGTGATAGAAAAAATCCCTCCAAGTATTTCTAAAAAAGAACATTTGGCTAGCAAAAGCTAA
- a CDS encoding transaldolase: MESLLSQLSSMTVVVADTGDLEAIKKYHPRDATTNPSLILAAAQMPAYQSLIDQALTTSREMLGTSAAKADVVKEALDELCVVFGKEILKLIPGRVSTEVDARLSFDTDATIEKARKIIAKYNADGISNDRVLIKIASTWEGIKAAEVLEKENIHCNLTLLFNFYQAVACAEAGVTLISPFVGRILDWYKSATGRDSYPATEDPGVVSVTKIFNFFKSNGYKTEVMGASFRNIEEITELAGCDLLTISPKLLQQLNETHMDLPIKLNAQKPLVIEEKIHLDQTSFELMMAGDKMATEKLDDGISGFSKAIDKLENQLNERLELIEGEVALTH; encoded by the coding sequence ATGGAATCCCTTCTTAGTCAGCTATCTTCAATGACTGTGGTGGTGGCTGATACTGGTGATCTTGAAGCGATCAAAAAATATCATCCCAGAGACGCTACAACAAATCCTTCTTTAATTCTTGCGGCTGCACAAATGCCTGCTTATCAAAGTTTGATTGATCAAGCACTTACCACCTCAAGAGAAATGTTAGGGACCAGTGCCGCTAAGGCCGATGTGGTTAAGGAAGCTTTGGATGAACTGTGTGTTGTCTTTGGTAAAGAGATTTTGAAATTAATTCCTGGCCGTGTTTCAACAGAGGTTGATGCAAGACTAAGCTTTGATACTGATGCGACCATTGAAAAAGCAAGAAAAATAATTGCTAAATATAATGCAGATGGTATTTCTAATGATCGTGTTTTAATCAAAATTGCCTCTACGTGGGAGGGAATAAAAGCTGCTGAAGTATTAGAAAAAGAGAATATTCATTGCAACTTAACTTTGTTGTTTAATTTTTATCAAGCAGTTGCTTGTGCTGAGGCAGGTGTAACGCTTATTTCACCCTTTGTTGGAAGAATTTTAGATTGGTATAAATCTGCTACAGGAAGGGATTCTTATCCAGCGACTGAGGACCCAGGGGTAGTTTCGGTTACTAAAATATTTAATTTTTTCAAGTCAAATGGTTATAAGACAGAGGTCATGGGAGCAAGTTTCAGAAATATAGAGGAAATAACCGAGCTTGCAGGATGTGATCTCTTAACGATTTCTCCCAAATTACTTCAGCAACTTAATGAAACTCATATGGACTTGCCCATTAAGTTGAATGCACAAAAACCTTTAGTCATTGAAGAGAAAATACATCTAGACCAGACTTCTTTTGAACTAATGATGGCTGGAGATAAAATGGCTACGGAAAAACTTGACGATGGAATTAGCGGTTTTAGTAAAGCAATTGATAAATTAGAAAATCAATTGAACGAAAGACTTGAGTTGATTGAAGGAGAAGTTGCCCTAACTCACTGA
- a CDS encoding NAD(P)/FAD-dependent oxidoreductase codes for MTLIDVAIIGGGASGTTTAFHLASNSKKVCILEKNIFSSERICGGGMSAAVQNWFPFKLLPIVDEVITNVEFSWCNTDKVVAELSGSSPFWIVKREKLDSFLLDQALNSGCNLLTTFKVVDIKKKSNVWHITALDGRQIEARAVVIADGSQSPWPKTFNLGPTQQKFASTFSGRIKRRGNLRNETARFEFGLVKNGFAWAFPLDNEVNIGMGTFLDNKNSLPVNEILKSFLPDLCFDPSEVIGHEKKLRIWNGHCKLNGEGILLVGDAASLCDPFLAEGLRPALMSGFEAAKSLIYWLDGEVNCLDAYTNTMQINWGNSMAWGKRISQVFYRFPKVGYQLGVKRPTAPKRIAQILSGEMSYEDIAKRVIKRLLFQN; via the coding sequence TTGACCCTCATAGATGTTGCCATTATTGGAGGGGGAGCATCAGGTACTACTACAGCATTTCATCTGGCTAGTAATAGTAAAAAGGTATGTATTCTTGAAAAAAATATTTTTTCTTCAGAGAGAATTTGCGGGGGTGGAATGTCTGCTGCAGTGCAAAACTGGTTTCCTTTTAAACTTTTACCAATAGTTGATGAAGTAATAACAAATGTAGAGTTTAGTTGGTGCAATACCGACAAGGTAGTCGCTGAGCTCTCGGGATCTTCTCCCTTTTGGATAGTTAAACGTGAAAAACTTGATTCATTCTTATTAGATCAAGCACTAAATTCTGGTTGTAATTTATTGACTACTTTTAAGGTAGTCGATATAAAAAAAAAATCTAATGTCTGGCATATTACCGCTCTTGATGGGAGACAAATAGAGGCAAGAGCAGTTGTTATTGCTGATGGTTCTCAATCGCCATGGCCTAAAACTTTTAATTTAGGTCCAACTCAACAGAAATTTGCCTCCACTTTCTCAGGGAGAATTAAAAGGAGGGGAAATTTAAGGAATGAAACTGCTAGATTTGAATTTGGTCTAGTAAAAAATGGATTTGCATGGGCCTTTCCATTAGACAATGAAGTAAATATTGGGATGGGAACTTTCCTAGATAATAAGAATTCACTTCCAGTTAATGAAATACTTAAATCATTTCTTCCTGATTTATGTTTTGATCCTTCTGAAGTAATTGGTCATGAAAAAAAATTAAGGATATGGAATGGCCACTGTAAATTAAACGGAGAAGGAATTCTCTTGGTTGGCGATGCCGCCTCATTATGTGATCCCTTTTTAGCGGAAGGATTAAGGCCCGCTTTGATGAGTGGATTTGAAGCTGCAAAAAGCCTTATTTATTGGCTAGATGGAGAAGTGAATTGTTTAGACGCATATACAAATACGATGCAAATAAACTGGGGGAATTCGATGGCTTGGGGTAAAAGAATTTCTCAAGTTTTTTATCGTTTTCCCAAAGTCGGATACCAATTAGGTGTAAAAAGGCCTACTGCTCCAAAAAGAATTGCACAAATTCTTTCAGGTGAGATGAGTTATGAAGACATTGCAAAAAGAGTAATCAAGCGATTACTCTTTCAAAATTAA
- the frr gene encoding ribosome recycling factor codes for MSNQELKTTMSKSIEAAQRNFNTIRTGRANTSLLDRISVEYYGAETPLKSLATITTPDSQTIAIQPFDLGSLASIEKAIATSDLGFTPNNDGKIIRINVPPLTEERRKEFCKLASKYAEEGKVALRNIRREAIDRVKKSEKDGDLSEDQSRDEQETIQKETDNFIKDIEKKLSEKEAEILKV; via the coding sequence ATGTCAAATCAAGAGCTAAAAACCACAATGAGCAAATCTATAGAGGCAGCTCAGAGGAATTTCAATACCATCAGGACGGGGAGGGCAAATACATCTTTATTAGACAGAATATCAGTTGAATACTACGGGGCTGAAACTCCATTAAAATCTCTCGCAACTATCACTACCCCTGACTCTCAAACGATAGCAATTCAACCCTTCGACTTAGGCTCATTAGCTTCAATCGAAAAAGCAATTGCAACAAGTGATCTAGGTTTTACGCCAAATAATGATGGCAAGATAATTCGTATAAATGTTCCACCATTGACTGAAGAGCGTAGAAAAGAATTTTGCAAACTCGCATCCAAGTATGCAGAGGAAGGAAAAGTTGCCTTAAGAAATATACGCCGTGAAGCAATAGATAGAGTCAAAAAATCTGAAAAGGATGGTGATCTTTCAGAAGATCAAAGCAGAGATGAACAAGAAACAATTCAGAAAGAGACGGACAATTTTATTAAAGATATTGAAAAAAAACTTTCAGAAAAAGAAGCTGAGATTTTAAAAGTTTGA
- the pyrH gene encoding UMP kinase gives MTYSRALIKLSGEALMGDKPYGIDPEIVQSIAKDVSKVVENGTQIAIVVGGGNIFRGLKGSAAGMDRATADYVGMLATVMNAITLQDGLERAGVPTRVQSAIDMQQIAEPYIRRRAIRHLEKGRVVVFGGGCGNPFFTTDTTAALRAAEINAEVVFKATKVDGVYDRDPKKFTDAVKYDNLTFQDVLANEIGVMDSTAIALCKDNKIPIVVFNIFQPGNIAKAISGEPIGSRISNSS, from the coding sequence ATGACATACTCTAGAGCACTAATAAAACTCAGTGGTGAAGCTCTTATGGGAGATAAACCTTATGGGATTGATCCTGAAATTGTTCAATCAATTGCCAAGGATGTTTCAAAAGTGGTTGAAAATGGCACGCAAATAGCAATTGTTGTTGGCGGCGGAAATATTTTTAGAGGTTTAAAAGGATCAGCGGCAGGAATGGATAGAGCCACGGCTGACTATGTAGGGATGCTTGCAACCGTAATGAATGCAATTACACTTCAAGATGGATTAGAAAGAGCTGGAGTACCTACAAGAGTTCAATCTGCTATTGACATGCAACAGATTGCAGAACCGTACATAAGAAGAAGAGCAATAAGACATCTTGAAAAAGGAAGAGTAGTAGTTTTTGGAGGTGGTTGCGGCAATCCATTTTTTACAACTGATACCACTGCTGCACTTAGGGCCGCTGAAATTAACGCCGAAGTTGTTTTCAAAGCTACGAAAGTTGATGGGGTTTACGATCGAGATCCAAAAAAATTCACTGATGCTGTCAAATATGACAATCTCACCTTTCAAGATGTATTGGCTAACGAAATAGGAGTAATGGATAGCACTGCTATCGCTCTTTGCAAAGATAATAAAATCCCAATAGTTGTATTTAATATTTTCCAACCTGGGAATATTGCTAAAGCAATTTCTGGTGAACCAATTGGATCAAGAATTTCTAATTCAAGTTAA
- the cobO gene encoding cob(I)yrinic acid a,c-diamide adenosyltransferase yields the protein MKNKITKEDSRLNKLDKSAERIGMGGNLIPNMTEEKYKERMQKRKEVQTQRLKERKKEKGLIIVNTGQGKGKTTAALGMGLRTIGHNHNVAIIQFIKGGWEPGESLAFKIFGDKLKFHACGEGFTWETQDRNRDINLVKSSWRKAVSYIKDPNYKLIILDEIIVAIKLGYIDEDEIINGINLRPELTHIVLTGRGASEKLINSADLVTEMKLIHHPFREQGIKAQEGIEY from the coding sequence ATGAAAAATAAAATCACTAAAGAGGATTCAAGACTTAATAAGCTAGATAAGAGTGCAGAAAGAATCGGAATGGGTGGTAATTTAATACCAAATATGACCGAAGAAAAATATAAAGAACGAATGCAAAAGAGAAAAGAAGTTCAAACACAAAGATTAAAAGAAAGAAAAAAAGAAAAAGGTCTAATAATAGTTAATACAGGTCAAGGTAAAGGTAAAACTACAGCTGCTCTTGGTATGGGATTAAGAACTATTGGTCATAACCACAATGTTGCAATAATTCAATTTATCAAAGGTGGATGGGAACCAGGTGAGTCATTAGCTTTCAAAATATTTGGGGATAAGTTAAAGTTTCATGCATGTGGGGAAGGGTTCACGTGGGAAACACAAGATAGAAATAGAGATATAAATTTAGTCAAGTCAAGCTGGAGAAAGGCGGTCTCATATATTAAAGACCCAAATTATAAACTTATAATTTTAGACGAGATCATTGTTGCAATAAAACTTGGATATATTGATGAAGATGAAATTATAAATGGTATAAATTTGCGTCCAGAACTTACACATATAGTCTTGACTGGAAGAGGAGCCTCAGAAAAATTAATCAATTCAGCTGATCTTGTGACAGAAATGAAATTAATCCACCACCCCTTTAGAGAGCAGGGAATAAAAGCACAAGAAGGAATTGAATATTAA
- a CDS encoding site-specific integrase, with translation MDENQKLLDINHDLESKGINLRIEKRGKVLNIRGSLPDKKSHNLSKVQRISLKLPHDINGLEEARKAIELIDFQLKKNQFCWSNWIKEKALSSTKTNKTVISNEIESFKRQFFSDTSRSKSSAGMISTWQSAYKPYLNRLIAVSHKSTLKLSEELLVKILLSYRENSRSRQQCGIALSALARHLKVELPKNWKQLQSGYGIHESNFRELPSDKEIINSFQLIPNPKWRFVYALMATYGLRNHEVFFSDLSCLKKGGDKILRVFPNTKTGEHQVWPFHPEWVALFELGNITDTSDLLPDIKTDLKETTLQHIGRRVSEQFRRYEISFTPYDLRHAWAVRTILIGLPNTVAAKMMGHSVSIHTKTYHHWITRRDQQIAVDSALSRVKY, from the coding sequence ATGGACGAGAATCAAAAGTTACTAGATATCAACCATGACCTTGAATCAAAGGGAATCAATCTAAGAATTGAGAAAAGGGGTAAAGTTTTAAACATTCGTGGTTCTTTGCCAGATAAAAAATCTCATAATCTTTCTAAAGTTCAAAGAATAAGTCTGAAACTTCCACACGACATTAACGGTCTAGAAGAGGCTAGAAAAGCTATAGAATTGATAGATTTTCAACTTAAAAAAAATCAATTTTGTTGGTCTAATTGGATTAAAGAGAAAGCTCTCTCATCAACAAAGACTAATAAAACCGTAATAAGCAATGAAATAGAAAGTTTTAAAAGACAATTTTTTTCTGATACATCCAGGAGCAAATCATCAGCCGGAATGATCAGCACTTGGCAGTCTGCTTACAAACCCTATTTGAACAGATTAATTGCAGTAAGTCATAAATCTACTCTTAAATTAAGCGAGGAGCTCCTAGTGAAAATCCTTTTAAGTTACAGAGAAAATTCAAGGAGCAGGCAACAATGTGGAATTGCTTTAAGTGCTTTAGCTAGGCACCTTAAAGTAGAGCTACCCAAGAACTGGAAGCAACTTCAAAGTGGTTATGGAATACACGAATCAAATTTCAGAGAGTTACCTAGTGATAAAGAAATTATTAATAGCTTTCAATTAATACCAAATCCAAAATGGAGATTTGTTTATGCGTTAATGGCAACTTATGGGCTTAGAAATCATGAAGTCTTTTTTAGTGACTTATCTTGTTTAAAAAAAGGTGGGGATAAAATACTCCGGGTTTTCCCAAATACGAAGACAGGAGAGCATCAAGTTTGGCCATTTCATCCTGAATGGGTTGCTTTATTTGAGCTAGGGAACATAACTGATACTTCAGATTTACTCCCAGATATTAAAACAGATCTAAAAGAGACAACTCTTCAACATATAGGAAGAAGAGTATCTGAGCAATTTAGAAGATATGAAATATCTTTTACCCCCTATGATTTAAGACATGCATGGGCAGTTAGGACCATCTTAATAGGCCTACCAAATACTGTAGCTGCAAAAATGATGGGACACTCAGTGTCAATACATACAAAAACCTATCATCATTGGATAACAAGAAGAGATCAGCAAATTGCAGTCGATAGTGCTCTATCTAGAGTCAAATATTAA
- the hemH gene encoding ferrochelatase: MARVGVLLLNLGGPERIKDVGPFLYNLFSDPEIIRLPVRAFQKPLAWLISLLRSSKSQEAYRSIGGGSPLRRITEQQARELQSYLRNIGIDATTYVAMRYWHPFTESAVADMKADGVSEVVVLPLYPHFSISTSGSSFRELKRLKDGDDEFAELSIRCIRSWFDHPAYVSSMAELIKKQILACDLPQESHVFFTAHGVPKSYVEEAGDPYQDQIQNCSLLIIDQLENSLGFTNSFSLAYQSRVGPEEWLKPYTEEVLEKLGKSGVKELVVVPISFVSEHIETLQEIDIEYKEIAQKNGIVNFKRVPALDVYPLFIEGLADLVSSCLNGEGISLEEASKLPERVKLYPQEKWQWGWNNSSEVWNGRVAMIVFLSFLMELIIGGGPLHQIGLL; encoded by the coding sequence ATGGCTCGGGTTGGTGTCCTCTTATTAAATCTCGGAGGTCCTGAGAGGATTAAGGACGTGGGACCATTTTTGTATAATTTATTTTCTGATCCAGAGATAATTCGTTTACCAGTGCGTGCTTTTCAAAAACCTCTGGCTTGGCTTATAAGCTTATTAAGAAGTAGTAAATCACAAGAGGCTTATAGATCAATTGGAGGTGGATCACCTTTGCGTCGTATTACCGAGCAACAGGCAAGAGAACTCCAAAGCTATCTAAGAAATATAGGAATAGACGCTACAACATATGTCGCAATGAGGTATTGGCATCCATTTACTGAGTCAGCTGTAGCGGATATGAAGGCTGACGGTGTTAGCGAAGTTGTTGTTTTACCTCTTTATCCCCATTTTTCTATAAGTACAAGTGGATCCAGCTTTAGAGAATTGAAAAGGTTAAAAGATGGTGACGATGAGTTTGCAGAATTATCAATTCGTTGTATCCGAAGCTGGTTTGATCATCCAGCCTATGTCTCTTCAATGGCTGAATTAATAAAGAAGCAAATCTTAGCTTGTGATTTACCCCAAGAGTCCCACGTTTTTTTTACTGCACATGGTGTTCCTAAAAGCTATGTAGAAGAAGCCGGTGATCCATATCAAGATCAAATACAGAACTGTTCACTTTTGATTATTGACCAGCTTGAAAATTCGCTTGGATTCACCAATTCATTTTCACTCGCTTATCAAAGCAGAGTAGGCCCAGAAGAGTGGCTCAAACCATATACCGAAGAAGTATTAGAAAAATTAGGAAAATCAGGTGTTAAGGAACTTGTCGTGGTCCCAATAAGTTTTGTGAGTGAGCATATTGAAACTCTCCAAGAGATTGATATCGAGTACAAAGAAATTGCTCAGAAAAATGGAATTGTTAATTTTAAAAGAGTTCCAGCTCTTGATGTCTATCCGTTGTTTATTGAAGGATTGGCCGATCTAGTTTCTTCTTGCTTAAACGGCGAGGGAATTAGTTTAGAGGAAGCATCAAAATTGCCAGAAAGAGTAAAACTTTATCCTCAAGAGAAATGGCAATGGGGTTGGAATAACAGCTCTGAAGTTTGGAATGGAAGAGTTGCAATGATTGTGTTTCTTAGCTTTTTGATGGAATTAATAATTGGTGGTGGTCCTTTACACCAAATAGGATTGCTCTAA
- the ilvB gene encoding biosynthetic-type acetolactate synthase large subunit, with product MTLTSTPNQIEDSGTQTQYEMSGADALMDSLRRHGVDTIFGYPGGAILPIYDAVFKAEQEGWLKHILVRHEQGGTHAADGFARATGKVGVCFGTSGPGATNLVTGIATAQMDSVPLVVITGQVPRPAIGTDAFQETDIFGITLPIVKHSWVVRDPSEIAKVVAQAFLIASSGRPGPVLIDIPKDVGQEMFKYVPVEPGSIKPLGFELPFAPEHKAISSALDLIENAEQPLLYVGGGVISSGAHETLAAIANRYQIPVTTTLMGKGAFDERDPLSVGMLGMHGTAYANFAVTECDLLIAIGARFDDRVTGKLDTFAPKAKVIHFEIDPAEINKNRVVEVSVLGDVGISLVKLLDLSNQRKTNPRTSQWLNKIKNWKNNFPLITPPKEGEIYPQEVLIALRDLAQDAYITTDVGQHQMWAAQYLLNGPRQWISSAGLGTMGFGMPAAMGVKVALPKEKVICIAGDASILMNIQELGTIAQYKLNLKVIIINNHWQGMVRQWQESFYDERYSASNMSVGEPDFISLSKAFGIEGIVISERENLIPQLQKALENEGPVLVNVNVRKGENCYPMVPPGKSNAEMVGI from the coding sequence GTGACCCTGACTTCTACGCCTAATCAAATAGAAGATTCAGGGACACAAACTCAATATGAGATGTCAGGAGCTGATGCCTTGATGGATTCTCTTCGTAGGCATGGAGTCGATACTATTTTTGGTTATCCTGGCGGAGCAATCCTCCCAATATATGACGCGGTTTTTAAAGCGGAGCAAGAGGGATGGTTAAAACACATTCTTGTTCGACATGAACAAGGTGGAACTCATGCTGCAGATGGTTTTGCTAGAGCGACGGGGAAAGTTGGGGTTTGTTTTGGCACATCAGGTCCAGGCGCTACGAATCTAGTCACAGGAATAGCAACCGCTCAGATGGATTCTGTACCTCTTGTCGTCATAACAGGGCAAGTTCCTAGACCTGCTATTGGAACTGATGCTTTTCAAGAAACAGATATTTTTGGAATAACACTTCCAATTGTTAAACATTCATGGGTCGTAAGAGATCCCTCTGAAATTGCAAAAGTTGTAGCACAAGCCTTTCTCATCGCTTCGTCGGGTAGACCAGGCCCTGTTTTGATTGACATACCGAAAGATGTTGGACAAGAGATGTTTAAATATGTTCCTGTTGAGCCTGGTTCAATAAAGCCACTAGGGTTTGAACTACCATTCGCGCCAGAACATAAAGCCATAAGTTCAGCCTTAGATCTAATTGAAAATGCTGAGCAACCACTCCTTTACGTTGGCGGCGGTGTTATTTCTTCGGGGGCACATGAAACTCTGGCTGCGATTGCTAATAGATATCAAATACCTGTAACAACAACTTTAATGGGCAAAGGCGCTTTTGATGAACGTGATCCTTTATCAGTTGGAATGCTTGGTATGCATGGAACAGCTTATGCCAACTTTGCTGTGACTGAATGTGATTTGTTGATTGCCATTGGAGCAAGATTTGACGACAGAGTTACAGGTAAATTAGATACTTTTGCTCCTAAAGCAAAAGTAATTCATTTTGAGATTGATCCTGCTGAAATAAATAAAAATAGAGTTGTTGAAGTTTCTGTATTAGGTGATGTTGGAATTAGCCTTGTTAAATTATTAGATCTCAGCAACCAAAGGAAAACAAATCCAAGAACTTCTCAATGGCTTAACAAAATTAAAAACTGGAAAAATAATTTTCCTTTGATAACTCCCCCTAAAGAAGGAGAAATTTATCCACAGGAAGTTTTAATTGCGTTGAGAGATTTGGCTCAAGATGCTTACATTACAACTGATGTTGGACAACATCAGATGTGGGCTGCTCAGTACTTGTTAAATGGACCAAGACAATGGATTAGCAGTGCCGGACTTGGGACAATGGGCTTTGGAATGCCCGCTGCAATGGGAGTCAAAGTTGCTTTGCCTAAGGAGAAAGTAATTTGTATCGCCGGTGATGCAAGTATCCTCATGAATATTCAGGAGCTTGGAACTATTGCTCAATATAAGTTGAATTTAAAAGTAATTATCATCAATAATCATTGGCAAGGGATGGTTAGGCAATGGCAAGAAAGTTTTTACGATGAACGATATTCGGCATCTAACATGTCTGTTGGGGAGCCTGACTTTATTTCGCTATCTAAGGCTTTTGGAATTGAGGGTATAGTAATTTCAGAAAGAGAAAACCTAATTCCTCAACTCCAAAAAGCATTGGAAAATGAAGGACCAGTTCTTGTTAACGTAAATGTAAGAAAAGGTGAAAATTGTTACCCTATGGTGCCACCCGGGAAAAGTAATGCTGAAATGGTTGGCATATAA